The genomic DNA GGCAACATGCATACCGCCGAATGGGAGTCAATTTCTTCTTTCCTGAAGAATTATTATAATGCCACTGGATACGCGCACACTACAAAGAACAGCGCGCTGCCtactggacgaaaaaatggatttgcacaaatttcaAATATGTCGCAAAAATGTGAAAACCGAGGAATACATATGGAGTAAAGATGGTAAACGCCACAAATGTAGCATTTACCATATTTGCCCCAGATTTGCTCTCCAGTTTTCAGAAATTTGCGACATATTTACCCGGAGCAAATTaatgcaaatccattttttcgtccacATAGATTTTCTGGATTTAGTTGTTTCTAATACTGCGAATTTTTCCGCGTTGCCTTTTCCAGCGTTCTTTACCACGACCCATTTGATAATTGTGGACAAGTAATATATTTGAGGATATTTGTAAATTTGAGCATTATTTTATCACACAATAGTTTGTACTCCGTAGTTGAGGGTTTTTATTTCATCAACTAAAAAACAGCCAAACGAAGCTTCAGGATCCATATATTTGCAGTGGAAAAAGAGTTTAGATCGCGGGAGCCGGGAAATTTAACAGAAACATTCAGGCTGCGGTGACAAAATTCACTGTATATTATTCATAGGATTGCACGAAATTAGGCCATGTTATAATCTATTTCTTGCTGATAAGTTTCGAGTTAAACGAGTTAAAAAAACTAGCAACGAAACAATTGAGCCTCTTTTGACGGGTGATAACTAAATTACGTTTCTAAAAGCGGCTTGTCTCTTCCGGAACAGAATGAAACAATTGGAAGTGGAAGagaggaagaggaaggaacAGGCTACGTCATTAGGACGCTTTAAAAAAGGCGATTTGAGCTAAGCACGTCAACCGTCAGTGTGAatccttttctcttttaatatgcctttaCGCTGTCAAATTTGTATTCCTATAAAGTGTTTTTTCTCCCTGATTCATAGAGATGCTTTGCCCGAAATATTGGCCAATATTgccaaaaagtccacttccggttgacttaCTCCGCGTAAGACTGGGAACGAGTTTGCTGAaaagcaaaaatggaaaaatggcggTTTGCGAGGATGAACGAAAAGTTGTACCGAGTTCATCGCCATCAAAGACAGTTCAGTCGGTTAACCAAAGAGCTTTAATTGGAAAGCTTAAACGGTTTGGTGGTGGAATGCGCCGTCTCTTCGAGCTGGCTTTACTGCCACCGGATTCTAGTCAAAACCTCTTCGGAGCCTTTACCAGTGAACCTCTAGATCGCCGTGAAATCCAAACTTATTGTGAATGGAAGGTACAAACTTGCTTTAGGAACTTAAACAGAGGTCAGAGAAAGCGATCCAAACGAAGAATTATATACATTTTACCAATAGGACCCTTTCCGGAAGCATTATTGGAACCATTTCCAGAAATGGACATGACTTTGTTTGAGTTGATAGCCAACTTCGTGGGAATATTTTTCCAAGGGATGAAAGCAAAGTTAATGGACAAGGTAAATTTCATCGACATAAACTGCAGACAAAGGATTCACGCTGTCACTGGAAAACTGCAACTGTTGGTATCAGGTTAGCAAGTtggtcttgttttcttttatgatacATTAAATGATTATATTATGAACTGAagaatacagtggaacctctcctttgggGCACCTCTGTTCAAGGGACACCTCctttcaggggacacaaaatttggaaaaatcttCCCGGAAAAATTCcccacataatctttgtatctgttacctctgttgaagggacacctctattcaggggaaatGGACAGTTTTTCTGGGTTACAAAACCCAGGTTTAACCTCCACTTAGGGGACACCTTAGTACAGTTAACTCTCACCTTGCCGACACCCTGCTACAATGGACATCCCGATAATATGGACAacagctaaatcccaggcaaaaaataaattacagaagtttgactgaaataaacgcCCGCTATTAAGGACTCTGGCTAATGAGGAGACTAACTCAAGGTCCCTGCAGTGTCTGATATATAGGGAGCTTTCACAACATAAAAAATCTCACTTAAATTGATGTACTACACTTATGGGAATTTAACACCCAATATCGTAGACTAAAGTTAATCAAGATTTTTGATGCATTATCTTGCTActtgaaataatgactgcaAAAGATTCCGAGGCAGAAAtggtgaataaaaaaaaaattactataaCAAACATCAACCGAACCTGTGCAGTTCTCATATACTTCAATTTTCCCTTTTCACTCTGTCATgccattaaaaatgaaaatgcaaaccattcaatcgaggaagtccagaatctgggaaatgaaagaagatgaatatacaaaaagccttgccaagaatcaggtctgcaCGATACTTCATATGCTAG from Porites lutea chromosome 6, jaPorLute2.1, whole genome shotgun sequence includes the following:
- the LOC140940402 gene encoding archaemetzincin-2-like isoform X3 yields the protein MAVCEDERKVVPSSSPSKTVQSVNQRALIGKLKRFGGGMRRLFELALLPPDSSQNLFGAFTSEPLDRREIQTYCEWKVQTCFRNLNRGQRKRSKRRIIYILPIGPFPEALLEPFPEMDMTLFELIANFVGIFFQGMKAKLMDKVNFIDINCRQRIHAVTGKLQLLVSDVLYYLKTCLPSDGFCVVGLTWVDLYPSEEWNFVLGESSCLDGCAVMSFGHFEPQSYSINKLNEVQLYRKDLTLLFNGTDFDDQSGSVYIESDHNISANLRDFAGIKCVDKQKIWRLLRVTSHEICHLFGMSHCAYFACAMNEREKYHWRGPIVLEGRKLRKS